One window of the Ananas comosus cultivar F153 linkage group 21, ASM154086v1, whole genome shotgun sequence genome contains the following:
- the LOC109726317 gene encoding uncharacterized protein LOC109726317: MASAEVESVPAVEAPVETPPAATPAVEAEAPAPVVEEPKEEAPAAIEPEAEAEPAAEAVEEKPTEEPAAEAAAAAAPAEAEPVADEPAEEAQPVETEAVEPTVEETAAEPEAPVEEPPASEEAAPEEPAPAPAVEDEAKPAEVAEEAAVSE; encoded by the exons ATGGCTTCTGCCGAG GTTGAATCAGTCCCTGCCGTCGAGGCTCCAGTCGAAACCCCGCCCGCCGCCACCCCGGCTGTCGAGGCCGAGGCCCCCGCACCGGTAGTCGAAGAACCCAAAGAGGAAGCCCCGGCCGCCATCGAACCCGAGGCGGAGGCTGAGCCGGCGGCTGAAGCCGTCGAGGAGAAGCCCACAGAAGAGCCGGCGGCTGAggcggccgctgccgccgcacCTGCTGAGGCAGAACCAGTGGCTGACGAGCCTGCAGAAGAAGCTCAGCCAGTCGAGACGGAGGCCGTCGAGCCGACAGTCGAGGAGACTGCCGCAGAGCCGGAGGCCCCGGTCGAAGAGCCGCCAGCGTCAGAAGAGGCCGCGCCTGAAGAGCCAGCTCCGGCACCCGCCGTAGAAGACGAGGCCAAACCAGCAGAGGTAGCAGAAGAGGCAGCAGTATCAGAGTAG